In Uranotaenia lowii strain MFRU-FL chromosome 2, ASM2978415v1, whole genome shotgun sequence, one genomic interval encodes:
- the LOC129746760 gene encoding CTTNBP2 N-terminal-like protein, giving the protein MSTNSGTNPGTRPRLVSTSIRRKLSPSKKVKITDSSDDPDLELPGSGMMAEPAANNNDLPDGEERPTPGAIREPDECSDADADKPPTKFTEADLQAIKLTSDTLKRNPKMDFSKTDLLKLLSYLEGELQARDVVIAVLKTEKVKHLLNTARYSKSTNLNDPHAALYRDNLASIGNIASRQASIQAAYSEHEMRLLNDQRVGVKEQMDSLATLVMQQRQTQGKMVQVLKDAEDRYKTVVAELEEERRKHEHTTAQGDDITYGLEIERSRLKQELEHEKEKHKALELELKKVQEQFEAEKNRQKQIVLLLLAERKKIIIKYIEERKRSEDLAQILSEEKMRVDTIAEGLEEESKKSLRMEAELETQTQQFDLERKVLHQSLAKEEKRIKEQELEIQQLKAELDLLRKQTGIRHPLVAPQLPTKPGGLMPSRPSIGGAGSSGSDVDGIGSSSSASAGAGSSSAAAAAVAGILPPGAAAMITSVATSKVVQPTATVSSVPVSGPTTGIARSVSPGQLIRQTAISQVSVTSPPIGSGPGSNSMPVAPSPETYANAAAASGLITPGKMATVRKASSSPASVNPGVGITAGTATVKKTIIPPVGGRGVPPPIPPNKPQIPPKLSGTSAAAAVAAAAVSSRIPFLSNSSNSPNSPSILSPSSSSVSSPLALSAASSSSPCSPSQLSSQPSQQLPSSASASSTSSTTTATSTCVVPQGLTANSSGTVPPINNFITSSTAASNSNGIASAATAAAATTATTTAAAAGCAPGTTTAAAVASQNSAASAPSASVPTAAEILTNIAGCEDASDN; this is encoded by the exons ATGAGCACCAACAGTGGTACCAACCCTGGCACGAGACCACGTCTCGTATCTACCTCGATTAGGAGGAAATTGTCCCCATCGAAGAAGGTGAAAATTACCGATAGCAGCGACGATCCGGATCTGGAGCTCCCGGGTAGTGGGATGATGGCCGAACCAGCTGCTAACAATAATGATCTGCCAGACGGCGAGGAGCGGCCAACGCCCGGGGCCATCAGGGAGCCGGATGAATGCTccgatgctgatgctgataaaCCACCGACGAAGTTCACCGAGGCAGACCTGCAAGCGATTAAATTGACCAGTGATACCTTGAAG CGCAACCCAAAGATGGACTTCAGCAAAACCGATCTTCTCAAATTGCTGAGCTACCTGGAGGGTGAACTGCAGGCTCGAGACGTCGTTATAGCGGTTTTGAAGACGGAAAAGGTTAAGCACCTGCTCAATACGGCCCGGTACAGCAAGTCGACCAATCTGAACGATCCACATGCGGCCCTGTATCGGGACAATCTGGCCTCGATCGGTAACATTGCGAGCCGGCAGGCTTCGATTCAGGCTGCCTATTCGGAGCACGAGATGCGGCTGCTGAACGATCAGCGAGTCGGCGTCAAAGAACAGATGGATTCGCTGGCAACATTGGTGATGCAACAGCGTCAAACGCAAGGCAAAATGGTCCAGGTGCTGAAGGATGCCGAGGATCGCTACAAAACTGTGGTTGCCGAGCTGGAGGAAGAACGGCGGAAGCACGAACATACTACGGCTCAGGGCGATGACATCACCTATGGGCTCGAGATCGAACGATCTCGTTTGAAGCAGGAGCTGGAACACGAGAAGGAGAAACACAAGGCCCTGGAGCTGGAGCTAAAAAAGGTCCAGGAACAGTTCGAGGCCGAAAAAAACCGCCAGAAGCAGATCGTTTTACTTTTGCTGGCCGAAAGGAAAAAGATCATCATCAAGTACATTGAGGAGCGGAAGAGGAGCGAAGATCTGGCTCAGATATTGTCCGAGGAAAAGATGCGGGTGGACACGATTGCCGAAGGGCTCGAAGAGGAAAGCAAAAAATCTCTAAGAATGGAGGCGGAGCTGGAAACTCAAACCCAGCAGTTTGATCTCGAACGGAAGGTACTGCACCAAAGTCTAGCCAAGGAGGAGAAGAG GATAAAAGAACAGGAACTGGAAATCCAACAACTCAAAGCTGAACTCGACCTGCTGCGAAAGCAAACGGGAATCAGGCATCCATTGGTGGCTCCACAGCTGCCCACCAAACCGGGTGGTCTGATGCCTTCGAGGCCATCTATCGGTGGTGCCGGATCTAGTGGATCGG ACGTAGATGGCATAGGATCTTCTTCTTCCGCTTCCGCTGGTGCTGGTTCATCATCTGCTGCTGCCGCCGCCGTTGCCGGAATTTTGCCGCCTGGTGCTGCCGCTATGATCACTAGTGTGGCCACTTCCAAGGTGGTCCAACCGACGGCTACCGTTTCTAGTGTACCCGTCTCGGGGCCAA CAACCGGCATAGCCCGCTCGGTGTCCCCGGGGCAGCTCATCCGCCAGACGGCCATATCACAGGTTTCGGTGACGTCTCCACCGATCGGTTCCGGTCCCGGTTCCAATTCGATGCCGGTGGCACCCTCACCCGAGACCTACGCCAACGCAGCTGCCGCTTCCGGTTTGATTACGCCCGGAAAG ATGGCCACTGTTCGGAAAGCGTCCTCGTCGCCGGCTAGTGTAAACCCTGGCGTCGGAATCACCGCAGGAACGGCCACCGTTAAGAAGACAATAATTCCGCCCGTCGGGGGCCGCGGCGTCCCACCTCCGATACCGCCGAACAAGCCACAGATTCCGCCGAAACTTTCCGGCACTTCGGCAGCGGCTGCCGTGGCCGCTGCAGCTGTTTCGTCGCGCATACCATTTCTGAGCAATAGCAGCAATAGTCCGAACAGCCCATCGATACTATCGCCATCATCTTCTTCTGTGTCCTCACCATTAGCACTGTCTGCTGCTTCATCATCGTCACCCTGCTCACCATCACAACTCTCCTCACAACCATCACAACAGCTACCATCCAGTGCTAGCGCTAGCAGTACTTCCTCCACTACTACCGCTACTAGTACTTGCGTAGTGCCCCAAGGGCTAACTGCCAACAGCAGTGGAACGGTACCGCccataaataattttatcaCATCTTCAACAGCTGCCAGCAACAGCAACGGAATTGCCTCCGCAGCAACAGCAGCTGctgcaacaacagcaacaacaactgcCGCAGCAGCAGGGTGTGCACCGGGCACCACAACCGCCGCCGCAGTCGCATCACAAAATTCTGCGGCGTCAGCCCCATCTGCATCCGTTCCAACCGCAGCAGAAATATTGACAAACATCGCCGGTTGCGAAG ACGCCTCGGACAACTAA